A single genomic interval of Adhaeribacter pallidiroseus harbors:
- a CDS encoding M48 family metalloprotease — translation MINLRQIISSLLLFYGLAVKGYGQELLPTTSYKYQVTRHVFDRLTYAFANTRPQPRLEIIARNLKKPQIIAQYRPGSQPVVQIDEEVYDLCLKLQSDSLNALAVLLSHELAHHYEKHEWYFTFGISQSYNKIPKESIQQFESEADFYGCFYGELSGFATGRVFPRILDLIYQHFNLANVLEGYPTKENRKAIYAAKQKDAIKMVSVFKAGLFLYLMQEFESAAMCFDYLVNQFPSREIINNLAAAKLQQALWLYTSQEQSSFVYPVELDAQSRLASLRRALPGEVSDKQYVQLLTDARKYAEKSREIDPTYVPAYINLACIYSLQGNQAAAIGVINELKPSNITGNAYSIRAIAYHKDNQLSKAQTDFELAFQKGAYQGKYNLELFNKLNESLAGTLTTWMRSWFAEEESASGFVKSVAKEQIGAPITNTSLPAQASRISISKTPHLVVQWNEQKDYSQLGIQNGTRNYLVHLTQDNYAKQTARKVKRGAHLETLKSKYGDPAYSFSGAKGEYLVYPNNKIAFIIDRSNRVNSWFVYGRIF, via the coding sequence ATGATAAATCTCCGCCAAATTATAAGTAGTTTGCTGCTATTTTATGGCTTAGCTGTAAAGGGATATGGACAAGAGTTATTGCCCACCACTTCCTATAAATACCAGGTAACCCGCCATGTATTTGATCGCTTGACATACGCATTTGCTAATACCCGTCCGCAACCCCGGTTAGAAATAATTGCGCGTAACTTGAAGAAGCCTCAAATTATTGCCCAATACCGGCCCGGCAGCCAACCGGTAGTGCAAATAGATGAAGAGGTTTATGATTTATGCCTAAAGCTACAAAGTGATTCATTAAACGCTTTGGCCGTTTTACTCAGTCATGAACTGGCCCACCATTACGAAAAACACGAATGGTATTTTACTTTTGGTATTAGTCAGTCCTATAATAAAATTCCGAAAGAAAGCATCCAACAGTTTGAATCGGAAGCTGATTTTTACGGGTGCTTTTACGGCGAACTGTCCGGTTTTGCAACCGGGCGGGTGTTTCCGCGCATCCTTGATTTAATTTATCAGCATTTTAATCTGGCAAACGTTTTAGAGGGTTATCCCACCAAAGAAAACCGAAAAGCTATTTATGCCGCTAAGCAAAAGGATGCCATTAAAATGGTTTCGGTTTTTAAGGCCGGTTTATTTCTTTACTTAATGCAAGAATTTGAATCGGCGGCCATGTGCTTTGATTACCTGGTAAATCAATTCCCAAGCCGGGAGATTATCAATAATTTGGCAGCGGCTAAACTGCAGCAAGCCTTATGGTTATACACGAGCCAAGAGCAGTCAAGTTTTGTGTACCCCGTAGAGTTAGATGCGCAAAGTCGTTTGGCCTCTTTAAGGCGCGCCCTACCCGGCGAGGTGAGCGATAAGCAATATGTGCAATTGTTAACCGATGCCCGCAAATATGCCGAAAAGTCTCGGGAGATTGATCCTACTTATGTACCCGCTTATATTAATCTGGCTTGTATTTATTCGTTACAAGGAAATCAGGCAGCGGCCATTGGTGTTATTAATGAGCTAAAACCAAGCAATATAACCGGCAATGCTTATTCCATCCGGGCTATCGCTTATCATAAAGATAATCAATTAAGTAAAGCGCAAACCGATTTTGAATTAGCTTTCCAGAAAGGAGCCTACCAGGGAAAGTATAATCTGGAACTGTTTAATAAATTAAATGAATCTTTGGCCGGGACTTTAACTACCTGGATGAGAAGTTGGTTTGCGGAAGAAGAGTCGGCCAGTGGTTTTGTAAAATCCGTTGCCAAAGAACAAATAGGCGCCCCCATCACTAACACGTCCTTGCCGGCACAAGCCTCCCGAATAAGTATTAGCAAAACGCCGCACCTGGTTGTTCAATGGAATGAGCAAAAGGACTATTCTCAATTAGGAATTCAAAATGGTACCCGGAACTACCTGGTGCATCTTACGCAGGATAATTACGCCAAACAAACAGCCCGTAAGGTAAAACGAGGTGCTCATCTGGAAACTTTAAAAAGCAAATACGGAGATCCGGCTTA